Proteins encoded by one window of Thunnus thynnus chromosome 3, fThuThy2.1, whole genome shotgun sequence:
- the aanat1 gene encoding serotonin N-acetyltransferase, whose product MSLVSAVPFMKPLHMRSPGPQGRRHTLPASEFRSLSPEDAISVFEIEREAFISVSGECPLHLDEVRHFLTLCPELSLGWFEEGRLVAFIIGSLWDQERLSADALTLHKPHGTTVHIHVLAVHRTFRQQGKGSILMWRYLQYLRCLPYVRRAVLMCEDFLVPFYQKSGFKVQGPSEITVGPLTFIEMFYPVQGHAFMRRNSGC is encoded by the exons ATGTCGTTGGTGAGCGCAGTGCCTTTCATGAAGCCGCTCCACATGCGCTCTCCTGGGCCGCAGGGGCGCCGCCACACGCTGCCGGCCAGCGAGTTCCGCTCTCTGAGCCCGGAAGATGCCATCAGCGTGTTTGAGATCGAGAGAGAAG cCTTCATCTCAGTGTCCGGTGAGTGTCCTCTCCACCTGGATGAGGTGCGTCATTTCCTCACCCTGTGCCCTGAGCTGTCTCTTGGCTGGTTCGAGGAGGGACGTCTGGTGGCTTTCATCATCGGCTCACTGTGGGACCAGGAGAGGCTTAGCGCG GATGCTTTGACTCTCCATAAACCCCACGGGACCACTGTCCACATCCACGTCCTGGCTGTCCACCGGACCTTCCGCCAGCAGGGCAAAGGCTCCATCCTGATGTGGCGTTACCTCCAGTACCTCCGCTGCCTGCCCTACGTCCGCCGCGCTGTGCTCATGTGCGAGGACTTCCTGGTTCCCTTCTACCAGAAGTCAGGTTTCAAGGTGCAGGGCCCCAGTGAGATCACGGTGGGGCCCCTCACCTTCATCGAAATGTTCTACCCGGTCCAGGGCCACGCCTTCATGCGTCGTAACAGCGGTTGTTGA